In one Prosthecochloris aestuarii DSM 271 genomic region, the following are encoded:
- a CDS encoding F0F1 ATP synthase subunit B: MLTSGIVILSGGLLDPNPGLIFWTAVTFVIVLLILKKFAWGPILGALEEREKAIQSSIDRAHTAKDEAEAALRKNKELLTKADAEAEKILREGKEYGEKLRADIVEKAHSEATKMISSAKEEIEQEKRRALDELRNEVADLAVQGAEKILMANLDADKQKAIVSSMIQDLSKHRN; the protein is encoded by the coding sequence ATGCTTACGTCAGGAATTGTCATCCTCAGCGGAGGTCTGTTAGACCCTAATCCGGGATTGATTTTCTGGACAGCCGTTACTTTTGTTATCGTGCTCCTTATTCTTAAAAAGTTTGCATGGGGACCGATACTTGGTGCTCTTGAAGAGCGCGAAAAAGCAATCCAGTCGTCAATTGACAGGGCGCATACCGCAAAAGATGAAGCTGAAGCAGCTCTGAGAAAAAACAAGGAACTGCTTACCAAAGCGGATGCCGAGGCAGAAAAGATTCTGCGCGAAGGTAAAGAATACGGTGAGAAGCTTCGTGCCGATATTGTTGAAAAGGCTCATTCTGAAGCGACGAAAATGATTTCATCGGCTAAAGAGGAAATTGAGCAGGAAAAACGCCGTGCACTGGACGAATTGAGAAACGAGGTTGCTGATCTTGCTGTACAGGGTGCCGAGAAAATTCTTATGGCCAACCTTGATGCCGACAAGCAGAAAGCTATTGTCAGCAGTATGATCCAGGATCTTTCAAAACATCGTAACTGA
- a CDS encoding SUMF1/EgtB/PvdO family nonheme iron enzyme produces MSDIFISYAREDERRVKPIVQHLQQLGWRVFWDRNIPPGQSWDEYIEQHLEASRCVVVVWSKHSVGSRWVKAEAEEAKNRNILVPLLLDKVKLSLGFRYIQAADLTSWNHDDRTHPQYRACIDAIARMIPQSGPLEPASPDVFVTPVEPPASRPQLPENFVLIKGGQFSMGSPEDEHGHESDETLHEVKVSDFALCRYAVTVGEYLEFTEEAKINYDAGTEGDRYPVVNVSWNDAVAYCRWLSEKRGELFRLPTEAEWEYACRGGTTTPFSTGENLTTDEANYDGNYPYRNNSKGKYREATVPVDSFEPNSYGLYNMHGNVWEWCGDWYGEKYYEECRKKGVVENPQGPKEGSRRVLRGGGWTYYARYCRSADRSSGGPGYRGNNVGFRLVFVPQFKG; encoded by the coding sequence ATGAGCGATATTTTTATCAGTTACGCCCGCGAGGATGAGCGTCGGGTTAAGCCTATCGTGCAGCATCTCCAGCAACTGGGTTGGCGAGTATTCTGGGATCGGAATATTCCGCCGGGCCAGAGCTGGGATGAATACATAGAACAGCATCTGGAGGCTTCACGCTGTGTGGTGGTCGTCTGGTCGAAGCACTCTGTGGGCTCCCGATGGGTGAAGGCAGAAGCCGAAGAGGCAAAAAACAGGAATATTCTTGTGCCCCTGTTACTTGACAAGGTAAAACTCAGTCTGGGATTCAGGTACATCCAGGCAGCCGACCTGACCTCATGGAACCATGATGATAGAACGCATCCCCAATACAGGGCATGTATCGATGCTATTGCCCGTATGATCCCGCAGTCAGGGCCGTTAGAGCCGGCTTCTCCGGATGTGTTCGTTACTCCGGTTGAGCCTCCTGCTTCCAGGCCGCAGCTTCCGGAAAACTTCGTCCTGATAAAGGGTGGGCAGTTCAGCATGGGCAGCCCTGAAGACGAACATGGTCATGAGTCTGATGAAACCCTGCACGAAGTGAAGGTGAGCGACTTTGCTCTCTGCAGGTATGCGGTGACGGTCGGAGAGTATCTTGAATTTACCGAAGAGGCCAAGATCAATTATGACGCTGGCACGGAGGGCGATCGTTATCCTGTGGTCAATGTTTCGTGGAATGATGCAGTTGCCTATTGCCGGTGGTTATCCGAAAAGCGGGGCGAGCTTTTCCGGTTACCGACAGAGGCAGAGTGGGAGTATGCGTGTCGCGGTGGGACCACAACTCCTTTCAGCACAGGAGAGAACCTGACCACCGATGAGGCAAACTATGACGGGAACTACCCATACCGTAATAATTCTAAGGGGAAGTATCGCGAAGCAACGGTGCCGGTGGACAGCTTCGAACCCAACAGTTACGGATTGTACAACATGCACGGCAATGTATGGGAGTGGTGCGGTGACTGGTATGGGGAGAAATACTATGAAGAGTGCCGGAAGAAAGGTGTGGTGGAGAATCCGCAGGGGCCGAAAGAGGGTTCGCGCCGTGTTCTTCGTGGTGGTGGCTGGACCTACTATGCGCGGTACTGCCGGTCGGCTGATCGCAGCAGCGGCGGCCCCGGCTATCGCGGCAACAATGTGGGCTTCCGCCTTGTGTTCGTCCCGCAGTTCAAAGGGTAG
- a CDS encoding beta-phosphoglucomutase family hydrolase — translation MINHSTKSTIVSNNTKFAFIFDMDGVLVDNMHMHARSWVEVFMDLGLEGMDSDRYLRESAGMKGLDVLRHFLDPDISETDADRLSELKDFLYRVMYRETMCPMPGLESFLDHAASQNIALGVGTGAGERNIAYTLGIPGLRDRFSAVVGSHQVQHGKPHPETFLRVAEMLDADPANCIVFEDALPGIEAANRAGMQAVALTTTNPAEVMSQCSGLLDVVADFTAITPDIIIEKLCGTCNSRSGESIQKKPCKNI, via the coding sequence ATGATTAACCATTCTACGAAAAGCACTATCGTGTCGAACAACACAAAATTTGCATTTATTTTTGATATGGACGGCGTCCTGGTCGACAACATGCACATGCATGCCCGATCCTGGGTCGAAGTGTTCATGGACCTGGGACTGGAGGGAATGGACTCCGATCGCTATCTGCGCGAAAGCGCAGGGATGAAAGGGCTCGATGTCCTGCGCCATTTTCTCGATCCCGACATCAGCGAAACAGATGCCGATCGCCTCTCGGAACTCAAGGATTTTCTGTACCGCGTCATGTACCGTGAAACGATGTGCCCGATGCCGGGACTTGAGTCGTTTCTTGACCATGCAGCATCACAGAACATCGCTCTTGGAGTCGGCACCGGTGCCGGAGAAAGAAACATAGCCTATACGCTCGGTATTCCGGGACTTCGCGACCGCTTCAGCGCCGTCGTCGGATCGCACCAGGTGCAACATGGCAAGCCTCACCCTGAAACGTTTCTCCGGGTCGCCGAGATGCTCGATGCCGATCCCGCCAACTGCATTGTCTTTGAAGATGCGCTTCCGGGCATTGAAGCCGCCAACCGCGCAGGCATGCAGGCTGTCGCCCTGACAACCACAAATCCAGCGGAAGTCATGAGCCAATGCTCCGGACTGCTTGACGTTGTTGCTGACTTCACCGCCATCACCCCGGACATCATCATCGAAAAACTTTGCGGAACCTGCAACAGCAGGAGCGGCGAATCCATACAGAAAAAACCATGCAAGAATATCTGA
- the atpE gene encoding ATP synthase F0 subunit C, producing the protein MEGLGNESLGYLGAGIGAGLAVIGAGLGIGNIASSAAEGTARQPEATSDIRTTMIIAAALIEGVALFGEVICVLLALK; encoded by the coding sequence ATGGAAGGTTTGGGCAACGAATCCCTGGGTTATCTTGGTGCCGGTATTGGTGCCGGTCTTGCAGTTATCGGTGCAGGTCTTGGTATTGGTAATATTGCCAGCTCTGCTGCTGAGGGTACTGCCCGTCAGCCGGAAGCCACGTCTGATATCCGTACTACCATGATTATTGCTGCTGCTCTTATCGAGGGTGTGGCTCTGTTTGGTGAGGTTATTTGCGTTCTTCTTGCCTTGAAGTAA
- a CDS encoding YgaP family membrane protein, which translates to MVKNVGPLDRNIRFLFGAILLIAGVVFQSWWGLLGFVLIFTAIIRFCPIYVPLRITTDGDGYGTTVGYVAKVPPGKDGENISV; encoded by the coding sequence ATGGTAAAAAATGTCGGTCCTCTTGACAGGAATATTCGTTTTCTTTTCGGAGCGATTCTGCTTATCGCAGGAGTTGTGTTCCAGAGCTGGTGGGGTCTTCTCGGCTTCGTGCTCATTTTTACCGCTATCATCCGCTTCTGTCCGATTTATGTGCCGCTCAGGATCACGACCGATGGCGACGGGTACGGAACAACCGTCGGGTATGTGGCTAAGGTACCACCGGGTAAAGACGGCGAAAACATCAGCGTATAG
- a CDS encoding DsrE family protein has product MIRSMKYAATLFALLMMVVMPQQSHASDDEKEGLFVVVTTDDAQTQMMAMVLSTQTVKQGRSVQMLLCGPAGELAVKGSEQTMLKPIEKSPQMLLQGLMKSGVTVEVCPLFLPNKGADASVLIDGVTIAKPPVVAQKLSEEGVKLFTF; this is encoded by the coding sequence ATGATTCGTTCTATGAAATATGCCGCTACACTCTTTGCTTTGCTGATGATGGTTGTCATGCCGCAGCAGTCACATGCTTCAGATGATGAGAAGGAAGGCCTCTTCGTTGTTGTTACGACGGATGATGCCCAGACACAGATGATGGCGATGGTTCTGTCGACACAGACGGTGAAGCAGGGCAGAAGTGTCCAGATGCTGCTTTGCGGTCCTGCAGGCGAACTTGCTGTAAAGGGTAGTGAGCAAACCATGCTGAAGCCGATTGAGAAGTCGCCTCAGATGTTGCTTCAGGGGCTGATGAAAAGTGGTGTGACTGTCGAGGTCTGCCCGCTTTTTCTTCCTAACAAAGGTGCTGACGCATCGGTTCTTATCGATGGCGTGACCATTGCTAAACCTCCCGTTGTTGCGCAGAAGCTTTCTGAAGAAGGCGTCAAGCTCTTTACGTTCTGA
- a CDS encoding outer membrane protein assembly factor BamD, whose product MVPVLRLMVNPRSVVAGICVASSLSFSACSSSKPPSEGDIASRYSYARQLVEKEKYDRAIIELESLMFASRATTMEDDVLFSLADSYYQSEQYLLAIEIYKRLLEQTPGSLYAPEAQFMLAKSHMELSPDYARDQEHTRKAIREFQLYLDLYPQRQEASDLADDIEVLKGLIQLNPDNAAYRSKLALALSESERLGRIQESQKNIALLREKLAENTFAIAERYVKLDQYRAAEVFYEDILRFYPDTPYFEKAWTGKIMALIKRGKWFEARAALEAYDRQFPENMENVEDYRNKIMKHFTNS is encoded by the coding sequence ATGGTGCCGGTTCTGCGATTGATGGTAAATCCCCGGAGTGTTGTTGCCGGAATCTGTGTGGCTTCATCCCTCTCCTTTTCTGCGTGTTCTTCATCCAAACCGCCTTCTGAGGGCGATATTGCCAGCCGGTATTCATATGCCCGGCAGTTGGTTGAAAAAGAAAAGTATGATCGTGCTATTATCGAGCTTGAATCACTGATGTTTGCTTCCAGGGCAACCACAATGGAGGATGACGTGCTGTTCTCCCTTGCCGATAGTTATTATCAATCGGAGCAGTACCTGCTTGCTATTGAAATCTATAAACGCCTTCTCGAACAGACGCCGGGCTCTCTGTATGCGCCCGAAGCTCAGTTCATGCTTGCCAAATCCCATATGGAGCTTTCTCCTGATTACGCGCGCGATCAGGAGCATACCCGGAAGGCAATCCGCGAATTTCAACTCTATCTCGATCTCTATCCCCAGAGGCAGGAAGCCTCGGATCTTGCTGATGATATCGAGGTGCTCAAGGGGTTGATTCAGCTTAACCCTGATAATGCAGCGTATCGCAGCAAGCTTGCCCTGGCTCTGTCGGAATCCGAGCGTCTCGGTCGGATTCAGGAAAGTCAGAAAAATATTGCACTCCTGCGCGAAAAGCTTGCGGAAAACACCTTTGCGATTGCTGAGCGCTATGTGAAGCTCGACCAGTACCGCGCGGCAGAGGTTTTTTATGAAGATATTCTGCGCTTTTATCCCGATACCCCGTATTTCGAGAAAGCCTGGACCGGCAAGATAATGGCTCTTATCAAGCGAGGAAAGTGGTTTGAAGCCAGGGCTGCATTAGAGGCCTATGACCGCCAGTTTCCTGAAAATATGGAGAATGTTGAGGATTACCGGAATAAGATCATGAAACATTTCACAAACTCCTGA
- a CDS encoding 1,9-bis(guanidino)-5-aza-nonane synthase, giving the protein MNNEIRREELLREPVKHIDIKELNVVPLIEQMGNTAFQARNLARAASIMDRMQRDEECAVILTLAGSLISAGLKQAIIDMLDNNMVDVIVSTGANIVDQDFFEALGFKHYKGDPFADDATLREMHIDRIYDTYIDEDDLRVCDDTMAIIANSMKPGAYSSREFIMEMGRYIEDNNLDKNSIVYKAYEKGVPIFVPAFSDCSAGFGLVHHQWNNPDQHVAIDSVKDFRELTRVKIVNDKTGIVMLGGGVPKNFTQDIVVAAEVLGYEDVSMHTYAVQVTVADERDGGLSGSTLKEASSWGKVDTVFEQMVFSEATIAFPLLAGYAYHKRGWEGRKAKNFNAMLAEEQEQAGKP; this is encoded by the coding sequence ATGAACAACGAGATCAGAAGGGAAGAGCTGCTCAGGGAACCGGTGAAACATATCGACATCAAGGAACTCAATGTTGTTCCTCTCATCGAGCAGATGGGCAACACCGCTTTTCAGGCACGCAATCTTGCCAGAGCGGCATCGATTATGGACAGAATGCAGCGAGATGAAGAGTGTGCGGTTATTCTGACGCTGGCCGGGTCGCTGATCAGCGCCGGTTTGAAGCAGGCGATTATCGACATGCTCGACAATAATATGGTTGATGTGATTGTTTCGACAGGAGCGAACATTGTCGATCAGGACTTTTTCGAGGCCCTTGGTTTCAAGCACTATAAAGGTGATCCGTTCGCTGATGACGCGACGCTCCGGGAGATGCACATTGACCGTATCTACGACACCTACATCGACGAGGACGATCTGAGAGTCTGCGACGATACCATGGCGATCATCGCCAATTCCATGAAGCCGGGAGCCTATTCATCGCGCGAGTTTATCATGGAGATGGGTCGCTACATCGAAGACAACAATCTTGATAAAAACTCGATTGTCTATAAAGCATACGAAAAAGGCGTTCCGATTTTTGTTCCGGCATTTTCTGACTGCTCGGCCGGTTTCGGTCTGGTCCATCATCAGTGGAACAATCCCGATCAGCATGTCGCAATCGATTCGGTCAAGGATTTCCGTGAACTGACCCGCGTCAAGATCGTCAATGATAAAACCGGTATTGTGATGCTCGGCGGAGGCGTTCCGAAAAACTTTACGCAGGATATCGTCGTTGCCGCTGAAGTACTCGGCTATGAAGATGTTTCCATGCATACCTATGCCGTGCAGGTAACCGTTGCCGACGAGCGTGACGGCGGTCTTTCGGGTTCAACCCTCAAAGAGGCCAGTTCCTGGGGCAAGGTCGATACCGTGTTCGAACAGATGGTCTTTTCCGAAGCGACCATCGCATTCCCGTTGCTGGCAGGCTACGCCTATCACAAGCGTGGCTGGGAAGGCCGCAAGGCTAAAAACTTCAACGCTATGCTTGCTGAAGAACAGGAACAGGCCGGGAAGCCTTAG
- the trpS gene encoding tryptophan--tRNA ligase has translation MSNKRILSGMRPTGKLHLGHYTGALENWVARQNETGPDGNRVYDTFFLIADYHNLTTSLETDDIAANAVDMVIDWLAAGIDPQKSPVFRQSMVKEHAELFLLFSMLITSSRLERNPTLKDQIRDLNMDAMTYGHLGYPVLQAADILLYKGNLVPVGEDQIPHVEITREIARRFNKHYLLPDGVAVFDEPEPKITKFSRLMGLDGKAKMSKSLGNTILLSDTQEEIMQKVRKAITDTQKVRKNDPGRPEVCTIFSYHRKFSDAQQVASIEQDCRSGALGCVDCKKMCAAAIAEEMAPMLEKRSEFSERRDLVQDILKDGEKRARAVAESTMQEVRQAMKLG, from the coding sequence ATGAGCAATAAAAGAATATTAAGCGGCATGCGCCCGACCGGGAAACTGCATCTCGGCCATTACACCGGCGCCCTTGAAAACTGGGTTGCCCGCCAGAACGAAACAGGCCCTGACGGTAACCGGGTGTATGACACATTTTTCCTCATTGCAGACTACCATAATCTCACGACCTCTCTTGAGACCGACGATATCGCCGCAAACGCCGTCGATATGGTTATCGACTGGCTTGCTGCCGGGATCGATCCGCAAAAAAGTCCTGTGTTCCGACAATCCATGGTCAAAGAACACGCTGAACTTTTTCTGCTCTTTTCGATGCTCATCACCTCTTCACGACTGGAGCGCAACCCGACACTGAAGGATCAGATCAGAGATCTCAACATGGACGCCATGACCTATGGCCATCTCGGATACCCTGTCCTTCAGGCTGCCGATATCCTGCTCTATAAAGGGAATCTTGTGCCCGTTGGAGAGGACCAGATCCCTCATGTGGAAATAACAAGAGAGATCGCACGCCGCTTCAACAAGCACTACCTCCTTCCTGATGGCGTAGCGGTCTTTGACGAGCCTGAGCCAAAAATCACAAAGTTTTCAAGACTGATGGGGCTTGACGGCAAAGCTAAAATGTCGAAGTCACTCGGCAATACCATTCTGCTCTCCGATACGCAGGAAGAGATCATGCAGAAAGTCCGCAAGGCCATCACCGACACGCAGAAAGTCAGAAAAAACGACCCCGGAAGACCTGAAGTGTGCACCATTTTCAGCTACCACCGAAAATTTTCAGACGCCCAACAGGTTGCATCGATAGAGCAGGATTGTCGGTCCGGGGCGCTGGGATGTGTGGACTGCAAAAAAATGTGCGCAGCTGCCATTGCCGAAGAAATGGCCCCAATGCTTGAAAAGCGAAGCGAATTCTCCGAAAGGCGCGACCTTGTGCAGGATATCCTTAAAGACGGAGAAAAACGCGCAAGGGCCGTTGCCGAATCAACCATGCAGGAGGTCCGTCAGGCGATGAAGCTTGGCTGA
- the atpH gene encoding ATP synthase F1 subunit delta, with protein MSSAIASRRYAAALLDVAEDSGVVEQVDTDLEMISATIADSHDLVVMLKSPLIKGDTKAKALKAVFHGMLNEKTLLFIDLICRKKRADHLPQMVEEYKALRDERSGLINVDVNSAVKLEDEQARELINSLATYTGKKVRARLALDEKLLGGVTVKIGDTIIDGSVRHQLDMLRVALTADV; from the coding sequence ATGTCAAGTGCAATAGCTAGCCGGCGCTACGCCGCAGCCTTACTGGATGTCGCTGAAGATAGCGGTGTGGTTGAACAAGTAGACACTGATCTTGAAATGATCAGTGCAACCATAGCCGACTCTCATGATCTTGTTGTCATGCTGAAAAGTCCGCTCATTAAAGGCGATACTAAAGCAAAAGCTCTCAAGGCAGTCTTTCATGGCATGCTGAACGAGAAAACACTTTTGTTTATCGATCTTATCTGCAGAAAAAAGCGGGCTGATCATCTGCCTCAGATGGTTGAAGAGTATAAAGCGCTTCGAGACGAACGCTCCGGACTGATCAATGTTGATGTCAACAGTGCCGTCAAGCTTGAAGATGAACAGGCACGTGAGCTTATCAACTCGCTGGCAACATACACCGGTAAAAAGGTTCGTGCTCGACTGGCACTTGACGAGAAACTGCTCGGTGGGGTTACCGTCAAGATTGGGGATACCATTATTGACGGCAGCGTACGCCATCAGCTCGACATGCTCAGAGTCGCACTTACCGCTGACGTCTAA
- the argS gene encoding arginine--tRNA ligase codes for MQEYLIASIQQALLASGIEPPKEITIEKPSNKQFGDFSTNIALTLAKECRKNPRQLAEEISAKLEFRPETVDKTTIAGPGFINFYLTPAFIMQSVEQVLNEGDQFGKTCTGKGQKAIVEYVSANPTGPLTIGRGRGGVLGDCIANLLESQGYKVTREYYFNDAGRQMTILAESVRLRYLECCGEAIAFPDTHYQGDYISDIAAKLFEKHGVELKEVSQLDEFKQIAETYIFASIKNTLHRLNIHHDSFFNEHKLYQTGQNGKSPNEQVIDALDKAGYISNYDGAVWFTTTKLGQEKDKVLIKSTGEPSYRLPDIAYHVTKYERAFSEIINVFGADHIDEYPDVIEALRILGYDPGRIKVAINQFVTTTVNGETVKMSTRKGNADLLDDLIDDVGADATRLFFIMRSKDSHLNFDVELAKKQSRDNPVFYLQYAHARICSLVKLAEQEIGFTQSDIGVHLMQNLDSPHELQLGLALLDFPEVISSAVRMLEPQKMVEYLHHVAELYHRFYQECPILKAEPDICKARLFLSLATRQVLQNGFRILGVTAPTAM; via the coding sequence ATGCAAGAATATCTGATCGCATCCATACAGCAGGCCCTGCTGGCTTCAGGAATAGAACCACCGAAGGAGATCACCATTGAAAAACCGTCGAACAAGCAATTCGGTGACTTTTCAACCAATATCGCCCTGACCCTGGCAAAAGAGTGCAGGAAAAACCCGCGTCAGCTGGCCGAAGAGATCAGCGCCAAACTCGAATTCAGACCTGAAACCGTCGACAAAACAACCATTGCCGGTCCCGGCTTCATCAATTTCTATCTGACCCCCGCCTTTATCATGCAGTCCGTCGAGCAGGTGCTCAATGAAGGCGACCAGTTTGGCAAAACATGCACCGGCAAAGGACAGAAAGCCATTGTCGAGTATGTGAGTGCCAATCCTACCGGACCGCTGACCATCGGTAGGGGCCGAGGCGGCGTACTCGGCGACTGCATAGCAAACCTGCTGGAATCACAGGGCTACAAGGTCACCAGAGAGTACTACTTCAATGACGCAGGACGGCAGATGACCATTCTTGCCGAATCGGTCAGACTGCGCTACCTCGAATGCTGCGGAGAAGCGATCGCGTTCCCCGATACCCACTATCAGGGAGACTACATCAGTGATATCGCAGCCAAACTGTTCGAAAAACACGGTGTCGAACTCAAAGAAGTTTCGCAACTCGACGAGTTCAAGCAAATTGCCGAAACATATATTTTCGCCAGCATCAAGAATACGCTTCACCGCCTCAACATCCATCACGACAGCTTCTTTAACGAACACAAGCTCTACCAGACTGGCCAAAACGGCAAATCGCCTAATGAACAGGTGATCGACGCTCTCGATAAAGCTGGCTACATCAGCAACTACGACGGAGCGGTCTGGTTCACGACAACGAAACTTGGTCAGGAAAAAGATAAGGTGCTCATCAAATCAACAGGTGAACCCAGCTACCGGCTTCCGGATATCGCCTATCATGTCACCAAATACGAGAGAGCGTTCTCCGAGATCATCAACGTCTTCGGTGCCGATCACATCGACGAATATCCAGACGTGATTGAAGCGCTTCGCATCCTGGGTTACGACCCCGGACGCATCAAGGTTGCTATCAACCAGTTCGTCACCACGACCGTCAATGGCGAAACAGTGAAAATGTCCACAAGAAAGGGCAATGCTGATCTTCTCGACGACCTCATCGACGATGTCGGGGCTGACGCGACAAGGCTCTTTTTTATCATGCGCAGCAAAGATTCTCATCTCAATTTCGATGTGGAGCTGGCAAAAAAGCAGTCCAGAGACAATCCGGTTTTTTATCTGCAATACGCCCATGCCCGCATCTGCAGCCTTGTGAAACTCGCTGAACAGGAGATCGGTTTCACGCAATCAGACATCGGAGTTCATCTCATGCAGAACCTCGACTCCCCGCACGAACTGCAGCTGGGACTGGCTCTTCTCGACTTTCCAGAGGTCATTTCAAGCGCAGTGCGCATGCTCGAACCCCAGAAAATGGTCGAGTACCTGCACCACGTTGCCGAACTCTACCACCGTTTTTACCAGGAGTGTCCGATTCTCAAAGCCGAGCCGGATATCTGCAAAGCCAGGCTCTTCCTCTCCCTTGCAACCCGACAGGTCCTGCAGAACGGCTTCAGGATCCTCGGTGTCACCGCGCCTACGGCAATGTAG
- a CDS encoding F0F1 ATP synthase subunit A, translated as MKRVNVFRSGVFSRLFALLLPFLLGINGLVYASAEAPAEAVHAEAAAHAEGGHESAGDVIMHHILDTGVMSFEPFGEVHLPQIVIGGFDISITRHVVMMWIASAILLVVFLLVGNRYKTMTSRQAPGGMANAMEALVEFIRLDVAKSNIGAGYEKHLPYLLTVFAFILLLNLLGLVPYGATATGNINVTLTLAVFTFFITQVASLKAHGIKGYLAHLTAGTHWALWIIMIPIEIIGLFTKPFALTVRLFANMTAGHIVILSLIFISFILKSYIVAMFVSVPFSIFIYLLEIFVAFLQAFIFTMLSALFIGLATAHEGHEGEAAH; from the coding sequence ATGAAACGGGTAAATGTTTTCAGATCAGGAGTTTTTTCAAGGCTTTTCGCGCTCCTTCTTCCTTTTCTGCTTGGAATCAATGGTCTTGTTTATGCTTCGGCTGAAGCGCCTGCTGAAGCAGTTCATGCGGAAGCGGCAGCTCATGCGGAAGGCGGCCATGAGAGTGCTGGCGACGTCATCATGCATCATATTCTTGATACCGGGGTTATGTCCTTCGAACCTTTCGGAGAGGTTCATCTTCCTCAGATCGTCATCGGGGGCTTTGATATTTCCATCACCAGGCATGTCGTCATGATGTGGATAGCATCAGCGATTCTTCTGGTTGTCTTTTTACTGGTAGGAAACCGTTACAAGACGATGACCAGTCGTCAGGCTCCTGGCGGGATGGCAAATGCTATGGAGGCTCTTGTAGAGTTTATCCGTCTCGACGTCGCAAAATCCAATATCGGCGCAGGTTACGAGAAGCATCTTCCCTATCTTCTTACTGTCTTTGCTTTTATCCTTCTGCTGAACCTGCTTGGTCTTGTGCCGTATGGCGCTACAGCCACAGGCAACATCAATGTAACACTGACGCTCGCTGTCTTCACGTTTTTCATTACCCAGGTCGCTTCGCTGAAGGCCCATGGAATCAAGGGTTATCTTGCGCATCTTACTGCCGGGACGCACTGGGCGCTGTGGATTATCATGATCCCGATCGAGATTATCGGTCTGTTCACCAAGCCGTTCGCGCTGACCGTTCGACTTTTTGCCAACATGACCGCCGGCCACATCGTGATCCTGAGTCTTATCTTCATCAGTTTCATTCTCAAGAGCTATATCGTGGCAATGTTCGTGTCCGTGCCATTCTCGATTTTTATCTATCTTCTTGAGATTTTCGTTGCCTTCCTGCAGGCATTTATCTTTACCATGCTTTCAGCGCTCTTCATCGGTCTGGCAACAGCTCATGAAGGTCACGAAGGCGAGGCAGCACACTGA
- the nadD gene encoding nicotinate (nicotinamide) nucleotide adenylyltransferase has translation MRLALFGGSFDPPHNAHLALCLCARELLDIDKLIISVSNNPLKENRSASNAHRLAMAELLVSEINATGRIAEVSRWELERSGPSYTIDLLTRIGQLYPEEPVTLLIGEDNFRGFRQWKSWQEILERCYVVVFRRPLEHAAFDDAYAHLPGIPDRHQVRFIDFDFQLSSTAIRYAIATGEPYAHLVPPSIADYIASRHLYSERS, from the coding sequence GTGCGACTTGCCCTCTTTGGCGGCTCTTTTGATCCGCCGCATAATGCTCATCTGGCGCTTTGCCTCTGCGCCAGAGAGTTGCTTGATATCGATAAGCTGATTATTTCGGTTTCCAACAATCCCCTGAAAGAAAACAGGTCTGCCTCCAATGCTCATCGCCTGGCAATGGCGGAGCTGCTCGTCTCGGAGATCAATGCTACCGGCAGGATTGCCGAGGTCTCTCGATGGGAACTCGAACGTTCAGGGCCCTCCTATACCATCGACCTGCTGACCCGCATCGGGCAGCTCTATCCAGAAGAGCCGGTCACACTTCTGATCGGAGAGGATAATTTCAGGGGCTTTCGGCAGTGGAAATCCTGGCAGGAGATTCTGGAGCGCTGTTATGTGGTTGTTTTTCGCAGGCCATTGGAGCATGCCGCATTTGACGATGCCTACGCTCATTTGCCGGGCATTCCGGACAGGCATCAGGTTCGGTTTATTGATTTTGATTTTCAGCTCTCCTCAACCGCAATCCGTTACGCTATAGCAACCGGGGAGCCCTACGCCCATCTGGTGCCACCTTCGATAGCTGACTATATCGCTTCCCGACATCTCTACAGCGAACGCTCCTGA